TTCACCGGCCACCTGTGACCATTATACTAAAAGACCTTAGGAGAAATCTACCTGTCAATGTTAGATTTTTGTGTGAAACACGCAGAAGAACAAACATCTGGACCCAAAATTACGTGGTTCATCAACACTTGCATACATAACCCAAATAACCAAATAGAAATGGATAAGTCTACTCATCTCAAAAAGGTGTGGAGAAAACCTATAAAAAATTGGTGTGCACATCTGTTAAAGTGAAAATCAGATTAGCCAATCAAACAAAGggtcaaaagcaaaaaaaaaaatcccttaaaAGACCTAacatttaaagaaagaaagaaagaaagaaagaaaaacgcgaGCAGAAACGAACCGGTTTTCCATCCAGGAACATCCTTCATGACCTCCTCTTCTAGATCTCTATTCTTCTTCAACAGTTTGAGCCAGCTTAAGTGAAGTTTTCTAAGGTGCcatcaaaaataattacaacAAAGTGTTACACGCACTTCCGGTCACGTTCGGCAGTAAGAAAAGGTTGCATTGCATTTGTAATGTCGACGTCTTCAAACTTCTcagttctaaaaaaacaataagtcTCATCTCTAGAAGTGTATagcctttgaaaaaatcttcgtCCTGTACAAATGCCACCTACActcttgctttcttttttgctataGAGTCAAATGCACCGTAAACTGATGCTCCAAAAACTGCTGCTACCACAACACCAGCTGAAATTAACAAAGAATTTACGAAATAGTAACAATTAAACCAGAAAGGAAATGCTGAGATGAATGAAGGCACATCccaaataataagaaaacttACGCCTCCACACAAGTTTCGGAAATGTGCGTCCATAGTTAAATTTACGATAGCCGCCCGAAGGTGGCATATCTTGACGGAACCCAGATTCGGCCATCTGAAAACAAGTTGCCTAGTAATTGACCcgtggggaaaaaaacgaaatgaagcattAAATAGAGGAACACaaagaactgaaagaaatCTTAAAACCGATGTGCGCAGTGGCCGTCTCCAAAAATCACGAAGTCCGTAGCATCACTGCACCATTGCGGAGGACCTACTGGCAGCAAATGAGGATGCAGGATTTATAggagtttctattttttgcacTTGTTAGTATGAGCCATTGCCAATGACTGTGGATGATTGTTAGGTAGACTATAGCTAAAAAAGGATATCTCATTGATTTCTACATTAAGGGCACAGGAATTGGAACTTGGTCTGGATGTTGTTGGAGCACTGAGGGTTTATACTGACGTAGATTTGCGGCGATACATGAATTCTATTCGGGGAATAGTTCTTACAGAAACACTTTAATTCTACGTTCATTTTGAGAACAAGATGTAGTCGTAGTTAAATATGCTTCATGGAAAGACCACACAATTATGTCGAACAGGCAGTGCAGTTCCTTatggctaaaaaaaaaacaacaaaaaacacatacacagaaaaaaaaatgtgggagAATTATAGGAGTCACACTACTGCTAAACTGGATGGTGTTGAATGTGTTGTAAAGTGCGCAGCGCACCAACATTTATgactaataaaattaaatctttTGATTTTAATATATACTTCGTTTAAATGTGGCCGTGCTCATCagttaaattttatttactgtGCTTTCTTTCGTTTATGTGTCCACTTATTGATTTCTATCTAATATGATCGTTGTTACGTTCGTATGCACACTCTTTGCGTGCTATCTCTCGCCCGAGGTGTACTCTATATCCTTAGTGAAAacttcatagtttttcttcttcgttatgTTTCCTTTCACATCGTTTCCTGACATTTCCCCACAAAGGCTATACTACATACATAGTGATGTTCAACGAAGGTTTTTCTGTATTCCGCCATCTGAAAGAACAGGATTGGTTCGCGTAAGCAAGTCATTATCTCAGGTTGCTCCTAACCAAGTTAGGCGTACTATTGCCGCTGCTCTTCTCACTTATTTTCAATCTATATTATGGATACCACTCACAAGTTAGTTCTTTCACTtagctctttcttttctgtataAGTGAGATTGTTGTGATTCTAGTATTGCCATGAATGAATGCCCAGTCTGCGGCGTagccaaaaaaagaatggagagACACCTTGTCGACGTTCATGGATATTCGCAAGACCAAATTGCGGACttcaaagttcagaaaaagagCCGGAAAGTTGCCGCTTCGGGAAAGCCAGTGTATAACTGCGAATTCTGTGATGCGACATTCAACAGTATGAGTGGGCTGAGCCGTCATAGAGGAACAAAACATGCCGACGAATATTCACCTCGAGTTATCATGTGTCCCATCTGCAGAGAAAGCGTCAAGGTGAGTCATATTGATTATCGGTAGCTTTCACATTGGTTTCGTCCGCGTAATAATTGTTGTCCACATTTTTATTGATGAGTCCATTTGATCTCATTGTACTTACATATGTAGAGTCACCGTGAACTCGCGAACCATGCTCATCAAGAGCATGCTGAGGACCCAGACGAGTTCGTGGTGGAGACCATTGTTTTCCAAAATCTGGAGGATTATGAGGTTAGAGTGGTACGACATATGCGTATATGTAGATTAGACTTTCCTCAAcggtttttcttcaagaactgGAAGCTATCCTTGGAGAAGGGCGGTGTGATAAGTCGTTTCATAGCAAGAACGAAGATTACGGAACACACTAAAGTGACCTATTTGCGCTGCCACTTCTCGTTCCATTCAGCTTCGGTCGcagagaaaacgaagaagtcTGTGCCCTACTGCACAGCTTATATGAATGTATGTGTACTACATTTTCTAACACCAACAATAAGTTGTTCCTAAAATCAATTGTAATAAAAGCAGGCAAATTCTAGGTGACGGAGAAAGTTGATGGTGTGACAGTCGAACACTGTCCCACCCACCTCGGACATGAAGCCCGCCCATCTCAGTTGAGACTAAATAAGAATGCTGAGCAGTATATATCTAGTGTGTATCTAGGACGCTGCTTGCAGCAAAATGCCGTGTCCTCGGTAACTAGTGGAGAGGTTGGAACTGCTCGAGATGCGCCTTATAGTAGCTTTGGAGATGAAGAGATGATGGAAATGGTAAAGGAAGACTatgtagaaaaagaagagcagaTCCCAAGAAGTTTGACGGACATTCAGGATCGCcacaaatttattttgcaaaGGATCGAAATGGTGATTATAATTAAAATTCGTAGTTGGG
The Necator americanus strain Aroian chromosome I, whole genome shotgun sequence genome window above contains:
- a CDS encoding hypothetical protein (NECATOR_CHRI.G3241.T1); its protein translation is MDTTHNIAMNECPVCGVAKKRMERHLVDVHGYSQDQIADFKVQKKSRKVAASGKPVYNCEFCDATFNSMSGLSRHRGTKHADEYSPRVIMCPICRESVKSHRELANHAHQEHAEDPDEFVVETIVFQNLEDYENWKLSLEKGGVISRFIARTKITEHTKVTYLRCHFSFHSASVAEKTKKSVPYCTAYMNVTEKVDGVTVEHCPTHLGHEARPSHKMPCPR
- a CDS encoding hypothetical protein (NECATOR_CHRI.G3240.T1); translated protein: MAESGFRQDMPPSGGYRKFNYGRTFPKLVWRPGVVVAAVFGASVYGAFDSIAKKKARVTEKFEDVDITNAMQPFLTAERDRNWLKLLKKNRDLEEEVMKDVPGWKTGTWYGEPVYFTLGDKWWDPMQPEVFAHSHKDLFFKEHFWRHHSEYAAPKFYDKWIPESIGKYFW